In Sorghum bicolor cultivar BTx623 chromosome 10, Sorghum_bicolor_NCBIv3, whole genome shotgun sequence, one genomic interval encodes:
- the LOC110431110 gene encoding vegetative cell wall protein gp1-like, with translation MASLILQIVWMAMNRARTLGTHFGNNRLQAELLEDIRELLGEARGYRFRGERRDLNRNPGRFPIRRRFGGNRRANVGPPSQRSVVSSTAPPAAPPSRAPTPPAPPAPVLALPAPPRPRCPLHGDGPCPPPPPSMVASQWLSLGIEPQSPIRYPTPTLSSERAAHSPPPRRPSPPTIAARMSAPTRLPAYFVDPALAAPPPPPPPPPARLRRTWISVPHGPSARGRAPPT, from the coding sequence ATGGCTTCTCTCATCCTCCAAATCGTCTGGATGGCGATGAACCGTGCCCGGACATTGGGCACACACTTCGGCAACAACCGCCTTCAGGCGGAACTACTGGAGGACATCCGGGAACTCCTTGGAGAGGCTCGCGGCTATCGCTTTCGGGGCGAACGTCGTGATCTCAACAGGAACCCCGGGCGTTTTCCTATACGACGTCGTTTCGGGGGAAACCGACGTGCAAACGTCGGCCCTCCGTCACAGCGTTCGGTGGTGTCGTCCACGGCTCCGCCCGCGGCGCCACCGTCGAGGGCACCAACTCCACCGGCGCCTCCAGCGCCGGTCCTCGCCTTGCCGGCTCCACCCCGGCCTCGGTGTCCGCTCCACGGCGACGGCCCGtgcccaccaccgccaccatccATGGTGGCCAGCCAATGGCTGTCACTGGGCATAGAGCCTCAGTCGCCGATTCGGTACCCGACGCCGACGCTGTCTTCTGAGCGGGCTGCGCACAGCCCGCCTCCGCGCCGTCCGTCTCCACCAACCATCGCGGCGCGGATGTCGGCGCCGACTCGTCTGCCGGCGTACTTCGTCGACCCGGCGCTCGctgcaccaccaccgccgccaccacctcctcctgcgCGCCTCCGCCGCACGTGGATCAGCGTCCCCCACGGGCCTTCGGCTCGGGGACGTGCTCCTCCTACTTGA